One Staphylococcus ratti DNA segment encodes these proteins:
- a CDS encoding putative DNA-binding protein, with protein MSENELIKTIRMNYLFDFYQSLLTEKQRNYLRLFYLEDYALSEIAETFDVSRQAVYDNIRRTGDLVEDYETKLGLYRRFTRRQELYQLMHQSLNNPEQMERYIKELEDLE; from the coding sequence ATGAGCGAAAATGAGTTAATTAAAACCATACGAATGAATTATCTTTTTGATTTTTATCAATCTCTTTTAACAGAGAAACAACGCAATTATTTACGACTATTTTATTTAGAAGACTATGCGTTAAGTGAAATTGCAGAGACATTTGATGTGAGTCGCCAAGCCGTTTATGATAATATTAGAAGAACTGGCGATTTAGTAGAAGATTATGAAACGAAGCTCGGTTTATATCGTCGCTTTACGCGAAGACAAGAGCTTTATCAGTTAATGCATCAATCTCTTAATAATCCAGAACAAATGGAACGCTATATTAAAGAACTAGAAG